Below is a genomic region from Planctomycetota bacterium.
AGTTCCGGGTCGCCGCCGTCGGACCCCTGATGAGCCTGGCGATCGGCGGGGTGTGCTGGATTCTGTACTTCGTGCTCGGCCGCGGGATTCCGGAGCAGGCGCGGGCGCTCGTCTTCTATTTCGCGTTCATCAACATCATGCTGGCGGTGTTCAATCTGTTGCCGGGGTTCCCCCTGGACGGGGGCCGGCTCTTGCGGGCCATCCTGTGGAAGGTTTACGGGAGCATTTATCGAGCGACGGCGATTGCGGCGACGTTCGGGAAAGTTCTCGGCGCGATCTTCATCGGCTGGGGCATCTTCGAGGTGGGGGTCACCTTCCTCGTGAGCGGGCAGTTCACGATCGGGCCGCTCTGGCTCGTCTTCATCGGCCTGTTCCTGCGGAACGCCGCCCAGGCGGGGTACCAGCAGATGGCCCTTCGGGAGGCGTTCGCCGGGATGACCGTCGGCGACATCCTCCAACCCGAGGTCATCACGGTGCCCCCCGACCTGACGCTGGACCGTCTGGTGGACGAGTATTTTTACCGGTACCGGTTCCGGAGTTTTCCGGTGCTGGAGGGCGGGCGTCTGGCGGGGATGGTGGGGCTGAAGGACCTTCAGGCGATTTCGCGGGCCGACTGGCCGGTGACGCACGTGCGGGACGCCATGCACCAGGTGCGGGAGGAGAACTTCGTGCACCCGGACGACGACCTGGTGAGTGTGTTCCGCAAGATGACGGACGCGGACAAGGGGCATCTGCCGGTGGCGCACGGCGGGCGGCTCGTGGGCATCGTCACGCGCCACGACATTATGAATCTGATCCAAATCAAGACGGACCTCGCCGAGGGAACCGCGGCGCGGCGGTGAGGGGCGAGGGATTTCGGAACGCAGCGGCATGGGACCGCGGGACGGGCACATGGCATCGGCGAACGAGCACGAGGCGGCGCTGTGGAAAGAGGCGGCCGAGGGGGCCGTCGACTGCTTCCTCTGCGCCCATCGGTGCCACATCGCGCCGGGGAATCGCGGCGTGTGCCGCGTCCGAGAGAACCAGGGAGGCCGGCTCGTGAGCCTGGCCTACGGGCGGGTCGTCGCCGCCCACGTGGACCCCATCGAAAAGAAGCCGCTCTTTCACTTTCTCCCGGGCTCCAAGGCGTACTCGATCGCGACCGTCGGGTGCAACTTTCAGTGCGGGTTCTGCCAGAACTGGCAGATCTCGCAGTGGCCTCGGAAGGAACCCGGCGCGATGCCGGGTGAACCGATGACGCCCGAGGAAGTCGTGGCGAACGCGAAAGGCTCCGGCTGCGAGTCGGTCTCATACACCTATACGGAACCGACAATGTTTTTCGAGTTCGCGCGCGACTGCGGCCGGCTGGCGAAGGCCGAGGGCCTCCGGAACACGTTCGTGACGAACGGCTACGCGACGGCGGAGGCGGTCGAGGCGATGGCCGGCTGGCTCGACGCCGCCAACGTGGACCTGAAGGCGTGGCAGGACGATTTCTACCGCCGCATCTGCAAGGCCCGCGTCGAGCCGGTCAAGGAAACGATCCGCCGCATGCGGGCCGCGGGGATTCACGTCGAGGTGACGACGCTCCTGGTGCCCGGACGCAACGACGACCCGGAGGATCTGAAGGCGCTCGCGGGGTTTCTTGCGGGCGTGTCGCCGGACCTGGTGTGGCACGTGTCGCGGTTTCATCCGGATTACGACATGCTGGACGCGCCGGCGACGCCGATCGAGACGATCCGGGAGGCGGTGGCGATCGGGCGGGCGGCGGGCCTGCGGTTCGTTTACGCGGGCAACGTGTCGGGCTGGGAGGACACGGTGTGCCCGGCCTGCGGGGCGACGGTGATCCGGCGGGCGGGGTTTGCGGTGACGCGACGAAACCTTCGCGGGGCGAGTTGCGGGGAGTGCGGCGAGCGGTTGCCGATCATCGTGGAGTGAAATTGTTTTGTCCCCTCTCCCTCGATGGGAGAGGGGCAGGGGTGAGGGTGAAGAGAGACATCTGTATCCCCCCTCACCCTACCCTCTCCCACAAGCGGAACGTCCCGCCGGGGGGGAGAGGGGTACAAAGGCATAAGGAGACTTTCGATGGCCAAGAAGCGAACGAAGGTGGGCTTCGTCGGTCTGGGTCTGATGGGGACGCCGATGGCCGAGTGCCTGCTGAAGGCGGGGTATCTGCTGACGGTCTGGAACCGGACGCCGGGGAAAATGGAGCCCCTCGCCGCCGCCGGCGCGAAGAAGGCCGTCTCGCCGGCCGCAGTCGCGAAAGGCGCCGATTTCGTCGTCGTCATGGTGGCGGACGACGGGGCGCTCGACAACGTGCTGTTTGACGAGGAAGGGCTGTCGCGCGGCATGAAGCGGTCCAGCCTGCTCATCAACTGTTCGACGACGAGTCCGGCGATGAGTTGGCGGGCGGCGACGGCCCTTCGGAGCCTCAAGGTCCACTACCTGGAGGCGCCGGTGATGTGGAGTGTGTCGGCGGCTCAGGAAGGCAAACTGCAGGTGCTCGTCGGCGGAAGCCGCAACGATTTCGCCCGGGCCAAACCTATCCTCGACGCGCTCGGCACGGTCCATTACGTGGGCGAGGTCGGCAAGGGCGCCACGATGAGGATCGCCTGCTCGGTGATGGTGGCGGCGATGATGCAGACCTTTGCGGAGGCGTTCGTGCTGGCGCGCAAGGCGGGCGTTCCGTTCGAGACGATGATGGAGATTCTGCACGCGGGGCCCGTCGAGTCGCCGCTCTATCGTATCGCCGAGCAGACGATCGTGAATGCCGGCGGCCGGCCCAACTTCTATCTGAAGCACATGGTGAAGGACCTGAATCTGGCAACGGACCTGGCGCGGCAGTTGGACGTGCCCCTGCCGCTGGCCTCCCAGGTCCGCCAGATGTTCACCATCGTGAAGAACCTCGGCAAAGGCAACGACGACTTCTCGTCCGTCCTGGAGGTGATGGCGGCGTGGTCGGGGGTGGCGCTGCGCGGCTGAGAGGGGGCGCTGCGGGTTACTTCGCGGCGCTCGCGGCGCGGTCGAGCAGGGTCTGCAGCGCGTCGAGGGCGCCTTGTTTCGGAGGGCGCCAGTCTTCGGGGAACGTTCGGCCGGCGGCCTCGGCCTTGGCCTTCAACTCGGCGCGGGTGCGGTCGCACTCGGCCTTGAGGTCGTCGTGGATTTTCCGGATTTCGTCCACGGAGTAGAAGGCGCCTTCCCATTCGCAGATGCCGTGCTTCAGACGCAACTCTTCGGAGGTCGCGCGCAGAGCGTCAGCAAGAGAAGAGGCGCGGCTGATGGCGGCGCCGGCTTGCGTGCTGGACTTGGCCTGCTTGTCGCGGATCGCCTGCAGTTCCACCAGGAGCGGGGTCTGATCGGACGCCTTGCGGGCGTCGAGGGCGGCCAGTTTGGCCTCGAGTTCCTTGACCTGCTGTTCGAGGCTGGACTTTTCCTTCCGGGCCTGGTCCTGGTACCGGCGGAAGGTTTCAAGGGTGCGCTTGTAGTTTTCCTCGATGGCGCGGTTCTCGGCCTCGACTCGGTCGCGCCGATTCTGCCATCCCTGCTGGGAGTCCGTATCGTGCGGCGGGCTCGGGACCCGGATCAACGCGGGCCTGGGGGGTTCGCGGGCCGTGAGGACGCGGTTGCAGACGGCGAGTTTCGCGCGGGCCTGGCCGAGTTCGGACCGCACCGGGCGGACCTCGGTCGTGTATTGCCCCTGGATCCGGTTGACTTGCTGCGTCAGGTCCGTCAGGCGCTGCAGGTTGGCGGCGCGCTCCTCGCCGACACGCCGCGCGTCCTCGCGTGCCACGATGTAGTCCCGAAAGAGGCTCTCGACGGGGACCGGCACGTTCTCGGACGGCACTTCTTTAGGGAGGGGGCGGGCGGCCTCTTCGGCGTCGGCGGCGCGCAGGGACATGGGACAAGCCAGACCAACGACCGCGATGAGGAGCACCGAACGCACGGACTGGGTTGGGAACATCGCATCCCCTTTCCTTGGCTTCGCCCGCGCGGGCGACCGCTCGCCACAGGGCGTCAGGTTCCGCGGCCGACCGCCGGGAAAAGCGGCAGCGGGCGCCGGCGGTTCATCGCGTTGCGGCCGCTTCCTTTTCCGCGCGCTCGATCAGGATCTTGAGGGCGTCGATCTTATCCTGCTGGGGGTGGCGCCAATCGTCCGGGAAACTTCGGCCGGCGAGGCGGGCGTCTTCCCGCAGTTGGTTGCGGACGCGATCGACCTCGCCTTGCGTTTCGGCGTAGAGAGCCCGCAGTTCGTCGAGCAGGTAGAACTTGCCGTCCCACGCTACGATCTGATGGCGGAAGAGGACGCTTTCCGGCGCCTCGCGCATCGCCTGTTCCATGGCCTGGGCCCGGACGAGGAGGGCGCGGGCCTGCCGGCCGAGCGACTGGATCTGGTCGTTGGTCTGGACGCGCTTCGCCAGCACCGGCGTCTGGGCGTCCTCGAGTTGCTTGTCGAGTTCGGCCAGTTGCTTCTGGCACTCGGCGACCTTGACCTGGGCCGCCTGGATGACCGAGTTTGCCTCGGCCTTGGTCTTCTGGTACTCGGCGAGGCGCTTGCTGTATTCCCGTTTCAACACGGTGTTTTGATCCCTGATGCGGCGGACCTCACGCTGCCAGTTGTC
It encodes:
- a CDS encoding site-2 protease family protein gives rise to the protein MSTGALSSGLPIARFFGITIRVHWSWLLIFFLLAYSLATYLLPMSDMAGGGPWWEGNENLNRFTAYQARHPHASREEIAGALGLRLWPEWQYWVLAAVGTAGLFVCVLAHELAHSVVAKAHGIGVAGITLFVFGGVSRLRDEATSPGAEFRVAAVGPLMSLAIGGVCWILYFVLGRGIPEQARALVFYFAFINIMLAVFNLLPGFPLDGGRLLRAILWKVYGSIYRATAIAATFGKVLGAIFIGWGIFEVGVTFLVSGQFTIGPLWLVFIGLFLRNAAQAGYQQMALREAFAGMTVGDILQPEVITVPPDLTLDRLVDEYFYRYRFRSFPVLEGGRLAGMVGLKDLQAISRADWPVTHVRDAMHQVREENFVHPDDDLVSVFRKMTDADKGHLPVAHGGRLVGIVTRHDIMNLIQIKTDLAEGTAARR
- the amrS gene encoding AmmeMemoRadiSam system radical SAM enzyme translates to MASANEHEAALWKEAAEGAVDCFLCAHRCHIAPGNRGVCRVRENQGGRLVSLAYGRVVAAHVDPIEKKPLFHFLPGSKAYSIATVGCNFQCGFCQNWQISQWPRKEPGAMPGEPMTPEEVVANAKGSGCESVSYTYTEPTMFFEFARDCGRLAKAEGLRNTFVTNGYATAEAVEAMAGWLDAANVDLKAWQDDFYRRICKARVEPVKETIRRMRAAGIHVEVTTLLVPGRNDDPEDLKALAGFLAGVSPDLVWHVSRFHPDYDMLDAPATPIETIREAVAIGRAAGLRFVYAGNVSGWEDTVCPACGATVIRRAGFAVTRRNLRGASCGECGERLPIIVE
- a CDS encoding NAD(P)-dependent oxidoreductase, with the protein product MAKKRTKVGFVGLGLMGTPMAECLLKAGYLLTVWNRTPGKMEPLAAAGAKKAVSPAAVAKGADFVVVMVADDGALDNVLFDEEGLSRGMKRSSLLINCSTTSPAMSWRAATALRSLKVHYLEAPVMWSVSAAQEGKLQVLVGGSRNDFARAKPILDALGTVHYVGEVGKGATMRIACSVMVAAMMQTFAEAFVLARKAGVPFETMMEILHAGPVESPLYRIAEQTIVNAGGRPNFYLKHMVKDLNLATDLARQLDVPLPLASQVRQMFTIVKNLGKGNDDFSSVLEVMAAWSGVALRG